One Candidatus Hydrogenedentota bacterium genomic window, TTTCCTACGAGCAGGACGGTGAACAGTTCAGCTTTCAGGAATTCTATGTGGATTCGGCATTCTTCCAGATATATGGTATTACCATTGTGCCGACCGACGTCCTGCCATCAAAAGATACCTGGTGGTTGAGCGAAAGGGCGTACAAAGCCGTACATGTGGATCAGGCAACGCAAACATTCCGTCCTTGGGGCGATGAAGATAAAGCGCAGATTGCAGGTAACTTCAGCGATTTCAAGATACGGGATCTCTATCAGGATTATAACCAACTGCGTATCCGCTGGCGAAGAAGCAACGAAAGGCCTTGGGTCATCATCGTGAAAATGACACCAGGGACGGATTATTACGACACGGCTGAACGCATCGAAAAGGAATATACCGGATACACCGACGGCGAACTGTTCGAAGCCCGGTTCGTGGATGACGGGATTCAACAGAACTACAAAAGCGTCCGTAAAACATCCTCCATTATGAGCGCCTTCACGATACTGACCATTGTCATTATGGTGATGGGCGTGTTTGCCATGTCACTCTACCTGATCCGTCAGAAGGAAAAAGAGATCGCCCTGAGGAAGATCAACGGCGCCACGAAAGAGGAGGTCTTGTTCCTGCTCAATAAAGACTCATTGAAAAGGGTGGCTATCGCGTTTGTGATCGCCTGCCCCGCCGCTTATTACGCCATGACGAAATGGTTCGAGAACTTTCCCTACAAGATCGCGCTTTCGTGGTGGGTATTTGTCGTTGCCGGTATAGCAGTACTTTCCCTCACATTGGTCTCCGTAAGCTATATGACATGGAAAGCCGCTCGGGCAAACCCGGTGGATTCACTGAAAGGGGAGTGATATGAATATAGCCGTTATTTTACGTCGTCTTACGAAAAATAGATCCCTACGTATCGTCAACCTGTTTTCATTGTTATGCCTTATCATTGCTAACCTGCGACTTATTATCTTCATGGCGTCCATCGTCAAGCGCCGGCGGAAGGAAATTGCCATTTGTAATGTAAACGGAGCGCATCCCGGTCAGATCATCTATATGCTGAATATGAGTTTCATCCACCTGATTTTCATCGCTTTTGTCATCGCCTCACCACTAGCCTGGTGGGGATGAAACAATGGCTGTCCAATTTCGCCCATAAACCCTCGCTAGACTGGTGGATATTCCTACTAGCCGGTGTTGCCGTGCTGCTGTTGTCCGTTGCTTCCGTTTCGTGGCAAAGCTGGCGTAAATCAGTACAAAATCCCGCGGATGTGGTCAAAAGTGAATAGAAAATATTCACTCATTTCATATAGAGATCGATCGTATCACCGGTTGATAACTTCTGAAGATAACAGAAACAGCCTGGCGTAAATTTCCGTATATTTGCCTGTGCAGATCCAAAATATCACTCGCAACAGATATGCATCCATTTGTACATTTACACGTTCACTCTCAATATTCGCTGCTCGACGGGCAAGCCAGTATCCAGCGGCTGGTTGACAAAGCCTTGAACGACGGCATGCGGGCCATCGCACTCACCGACCATGGTGCCATGTACGGCATCAAGGAATTCCTCAACTACTGCAACAAGAAAAACGGGCCACACAAGAGTGAGATTGATAAAATAAAGAAAGAGATCAACACCCTGTCTGAGGGAAGGGATGATGCTTCCAGCAAGAAGGAAGAATTGCTGTACCGTTTGCAGCAGCTGGAGCAGAAGCTC contains:
- a CDS encoding PHP domain-containing protein translates to MHPFVHLHVHSQYSLLDGQASIQRLVDKALNDGMRAIALTDHGAMYGIKEFLNYCNKKNGPHKSEIDKIKKEINTLSEGRDDASSKKEELLYRLQQLEQKLFKPIVGCECYLARRGRFLQSEKIDGSGWHLVVRAKNLTGYKNLVKIVSKSWTEGFYYRPRIDKELLEQHSEG